From one Terriglobia bacterium genomic stretch:
- a CDS encoding glycosyltransferase: MAIDEVGTQPPTTPRVLLFSNKNIYERKVWRCSFNEFAGILQQIDAVEVVAPKPTSWYRNGKRLVSRLGEYLSTPLNPGVQKVVLDREYDIFAAFIEVPSELFHLCAVDDWKRRCKTSVCWVIEFYVKDIPMFKSALEVLSRFDHVVFMAQAIEPFRKWVGEASGYLAPGVDAIRFCPFPNPPRRSIDVLSIGRRSSETHHALLQLARDDGSFYVYDTINSLDGYDLEEHRLLYANMARRSRYFLVNPGKINKPKETGGQHEFGYRYFEAAAAGTLMIGERPQNNKEFDRIFHWDGAVIDLPFGSDRVGNIIREVDMDPERESRIRKQNITECLLHHDWAYRWESMLQLAGLAPLPGLVQRKERLRQLAKQVQEARVEP, encoded by the coding sequence TTGATGAAGTGGGAACGCAGCCTCCGACCACACCGCGTGTACTGCTGTTCTCCAATAAGAACATCTACGAGCGGAAGGTCTGGCGCTGCTCGTTTAACGAGTTCGCGGGCATCTTGCAGCAGATTGATGCGGTGGAGGTCGTTGCCCCGAAGCCGACCAGTTGGTATCGCAACGGCAAACGGCTGGTTTCAAGGCTAGGAGAGTATCTCAGTACTCCTCTGAACCCCGGCGTTCAGAAAGTCGTGCTGGACAGGGAATACGACATCTTCGCTGCCTTCATCGAGGTACCGTCCGAGCTTTTCCATCTCTGCGCCGTCGACGACTGGAAACGCCGTTGTAAGACCTCCGTCTGCTGGGTGATTGAGTTCTACGTCAAAGATATTCCGATGTTCAAGAGCGCGCTGGAAGTGCTCTCGCGCTTTGACCATGTCGTCTTCATGGCGCAGGCGATCGAGCCCTTTCGCAAATGGGTCGGAGAGGCCAGCGGTTATTTGGCTCCAGGGGTTGATGCCATACGATTCTGCCCTTTTCCAAACCCGCCGCGGAGAAGCATTGACGTCCTCAGCATCGGCCGCAGATCGTCGGAAACCCATCATGCGCTGCTCCAGTTGGCCCGCGACGACGGGTCTTTCTATGTGTATGACACCATCAACAGCCTGGACGGTTACGATCTCGAAGAGCACCGGCTGCTATACGCCAATATGGCCAGGCGCAGCCGCTATTTCCTGGTCAATCCGGGAAAGATCAACAAACCCAAAGAGACCGGAGGACAGCACGAGTTCGGGTACCGTTATTTCGAGGCGGCCGCGGCCGGCACTCTCATGATCGGCGAGCGGCCGCAGAACAACAAAGAGTTTGATCGGATTTTCCACTGGGACGGCGCCGTCATTGATCTGCCTTTCGGCTCAGACCGCGTTGGGAACATCATCCGGGAAGTAGATATGGACCCAGAGCGGGAGAGCCGAATTCGTAAGCAGAACATCACTGAATGCCTCTTGCACCATGACTGGGCCTATCGCTGGGAATCCATGCTCCAGTTGGCTGGGCTTGCTCCGTTGCCGGGTCTGGTGCAGCGCAAAGAGCGACTGCGGCAGCTCGCGAAACAGGTCCAGGAAGCGCGCGTCGAGCCCTGA
- a CDS encoding glucose-1-phosphate cytidylyltransferase — protein sequence MKVVIFCGGLGLRLREYSENVPKPLVPIGDHPIVWHLMKYYSHYGHKDFVLCLGHKGEAIKKFFLDYNEALSNDFVLSKAGRNVQLLSTDFADWRIAFVDTGAKSMVGERLLTVREHVGNEEVFLANYVDGLTDIDLNMVIERFLQSKKTACFVSVPPTSTFHLVETDGDSQVTRINHAGTSNTWINGGYFVFKQGIFDYIRPGEDLVNQPFQRLIAARELITIKHRGFWACMDTFKERQQLEDFWSKGAAPWQVWSSNGKKTDAETAPGIGEPRKAGVVTGSDSL from the coding sequence ATGAAGGTCGTTATTTTTTGTGGTGGATTGGGTCTGAGGTTGAGGGAGTATTCTGAAAACGTACCCAAGCCTCTGGTTCCCATTGGAGACCATCCCATCGTCTGGCACCTGATGAAGTACTATTCCCACTACGGGCACAAGGATTTCGTCCTTTGCCTCGGCCACAAGGGAGAGGCGATCAAGAAGTTCTTCCTCGACTACAATGAAGCCCTCTCCAACGACTTCGTCCTATCAAAGGCCGGTCGAAATGTGCAGCTCCTAAGCACCGACTTTGCGGACTGGCGGATCGCGTTCGTGGACACGGGCGCCAAGTCAATGGTCGGCGAACGCCTCTTGACCGTTCGCGAGCATGTCGGGAACGAGGAGGTGTTCTTGGCGAATTACGTGGACGGGTTGACTGACATTGACCTGAACATGGTTATCGAGCGCTTCCTCCAGTCCAAGAAGACAGCGTGCTTCGTATCCGTGCCGCCAACATCAACATTCCATCTGGTCGAAACCGATGGGGACTCTCAGGTGACGCGTATTAACCATGCCGGTACTTCGAATACCTGGATCAATGGCGGCTATTTTGTCTTTAAGCAGGGAATTTTTGACTACATTAGGCCTGGCGAGGATCTGGTAAACCAACCGTTCCAGCGGCTCATCGCGGCGCGGGAACTCATCACCATTAAGCATAGAGGTTTTTGGGCGTGTATGGATACCTTCAAGGAGCGGCAGCAGTTGGAAGACTTCTGGTCGAAGGGCGCCGCCCCCTGGCAGGTGTGGTCAAGCAATGGCAAGAAAACGGATGCAGAGACAGCTCCTGGCATCGGAGAACCACGGAAAGCGGGCGTAGTGACCGGCTCGGACAGCCTGTGA
- a CDS encoding lipopolysaccharide biosynthesis protein, whose product MGITTDKDSAAVIEAGHLRTDHLLHNIGRRAVSGGFVTVGAQAAKFVLNFTAAAVLARLLSPRDFGLVGMVLGVTALVGIFNVLGLSTATVQRETITQQQVSNLFWVNVSVSGILAVICIGLAPLIAWFYHDPRVAAIMLALSLTFLLTGSTVQHQALLTRQMRFRALAIIDVTSMLVGFTTACCLAWFGFAYWALVAQQLVNAAASLVLTWCTSGWRPSMPSRNSGVRPMVSFGAHLTIADFVGRFSVNSDNILIGRFFGAGPLGLYTRANVLLARPLEQVLTPIASVLVPVLSRLQSDSERYRRTFMRAYDTLALIVLPFAAMCLALARPLVLLILGPKWTDAIPLFSAFALVAVSSPLSVVGSWLFESQGRGRDQLHNHTLAGAVTVGAFLIGLRWGPLGMVLSLAFTSLVIRLPIVYYLAGRRGPVTTGDLWIGFLSHLPCWGAVYLTTTLAYKAVDHAAPIVQLLVCGPVGLATGAALIFMFRRPRQSAFYAWNTVKSTLVRQRSGATS is encoded by the coding sequence TTGGGAATCACGACGGACAAGGATTCCGCAGCGGTGATAGAGGCAGGACATCTCCGCACCGATCATCTGCTCCACAACATTGGACGCCGTGCTGTCTCTGGCGGCTTCGTGACGGTTGGCGCACAGGCGGCTAAGTTTGTCCTCAACTTCACTGCGGCCGCTGTCCTGGCTCGTCTGCTGAGTCCAAGAGATTTTGGACTGGTGGGCATGGTCCTCGGTGTCACCGCTCTGGTGGGGATATTCAACGTACTCGGTCTTTCAACAGCCACGGTACAGCGAGAGACGATTACGCAGCAACAGGTCTCCAACCTATTTTGGGTCAACGTCTCTGTCAGCGGGATCTTGGCTGTCATCTGCATCGGCCTCGCGCCCTTGATTGCGTGGTTTTATCACGATCCGCGGGTCGCGGCGATCATGCTGGCGCTGTCGCTGACCTTTCTTCTGACCGGCTCAACCGTCCAACATCAAGCTCTGCTGACTCGGCAAATGCGCTTTCGAGCGCTCGCCATCATTGATGTGACCTCGATGCTGGTTGGTTTTACGACGGCATGCTGCTTAGCCTGGTTTGGGTTTGCGTATTGGGCTTTGGTGGCCCAGCAACTGGTCAATGCAGCTGCCAGTCTCGTGCTCACGTGGTGCACGTCCGGATGGCGCCCGTCCATGCCAAGTCGGAACAGCGGCGTGCGGCCCATGGTGAGCTTCGGGGCGCACCTCACCATCGCCGACTTTGTCGGCCGCTTTTCGGTCAACAGCGACAACATCTTGATTGGACGTTTTTTCGGAGCGGGACCCCTCGGCCTCTACACGCGAGCGAACGTGCTGCTGGCACGTCCCTTAGAGCAAGTTCTCACTCCCATCGCCTCTGTTCTGGTACCCGTACTCTCGCGGCTCCAGTCTGATTCAGAACGGTATCGGCGGACCTTTATGCGCGCCTATGACACGCTGGCACTCATCGTTTTACCGTTCGCGGCGATGTGCCTCGCCTTAGCAAGGCCGCTGGTTCTGCTAATCCTCGGTCCGAAGTGGACGGATGCGATTCCCTTGTTTTCCGCCTTCGCGCTGGTCGCCGTGTCGTCGCCACTATCCGTCGTCGGTAGCTGGTTATTTGAGAGTCAGGGGCGAGGACGGGACCAGTTGCACAACCACACATTGGCCGGTGCCGTGACCGTAGGCGCCTTTCTGATAGGGTTGCGATGGGGGCCTCTCGGCATGGTCTTGTCGCTTGCGTTCACGAGCCTGGTGATCCGTTTGCCGATTGTCTACTACTTGGCTGGGCGACGTGGTCCGGTGACTACTGGCGATCTATGGATTGGCTTCTTGTCCCATTTGCCCTGCTGGGGAGCAGTGTATCTTACGACGACCCTGGCGTATAAGGCGGTCGACCATGCCGCTCCCATCGTACAGTTGCTTGTGTGTGGTCCCGTCGGATTAGCAACGGGAGCTGCGCTGATTTTCATGTTTCGTCGACCACGCCAGAGCGCCTTCTATGCCTGGAACACAGTTAAAAGTACGTTGGTACGACAGAGGAGTGGTGCAACATCATGA
- a CDS encoding polysaccharide pyruvyl transferase family protein — MNTETAPPRQSKLLSPAASKKSKIAFFGIFGMQNLGNECTLQAILHNAREQLPGREIYGISYGPDDTSRRHNITSVAVSQQNFDGVVRRSGLARLLRICRRIPGELSDWVKTVRILRGTDLVVMTGTGMLTDYSTNAVGFPYSVFRWAVAARLAGCKVRFVGVGVGPIYERLSRFFIRHALSLADYRSFRDQFSKNRIAKLCFDSGRDPVFPDLAFSLPMNLFPQRPNRTRRTRQVGLGVMDHRDVHLSNPNEHQAEYSAYLEKMCDFVSWLVEHGYAVRILQGDAKHDRSTRAELKARLERRGIRYDQAGITDEDTTTVEELLAQLAKVDIIVSPRFHNLLLGLMLNIPVVSISYDPKNDALLDGFGLSKYRQALADLDVQKLIHQFMDLEVRADELTPTFSKKAAEYRGLLEEQYHSIFGDM, encoded by the coding sequence GTGAACACTGAGACGGCGCCGCCCCGCCAAAGCAAGCTGCTTTCGCCGGCTGCAAGCAAGAAGTCGAAAATCGCCTTCTTTGGGATCTTTGGAATGCAGAACCTCGGTAACGAGTGCACGCTGCAGGCAATACTGCACAACGCTCGCGAACAGCTGCCCGGTCGAGAGATCTACGGCATCTCCTATGGGCCCGATGACACTTCGCGCCGGCACAACATCACCTCGGTTGCCGTGTCCCAACAGAATTTCGATGGGGTCGTACGCCGGAGTGGTCTCGCAAGATTGCTGCGGATATGCCGGCGGATACCGGGCGAGCTGTCGGATTGGGTGAAGACAGTCAGAATCCTAAGGGGCACGGATCTGGTTGTCATGACGGGAACGGGGATGCTGACCGACTACAGCACCAACGCAGTCGGTTTTCCCTATAGTGTCTTCAGGTGGGCCGTTGCCGCACGCCTAGCGGGGTGCAAAGTACGGTTCGTCGGAGTTGGCGTAGGCCCGATTTACGAGCGGTTGAGCCGGTTCTTTATCCGGCACGCTCTGTCCCTAGCTGACTATAGGAGCTTTCGAGATCAATTCTCCAAGAACAGAATCGCGAAACTTTGTTTCGATAGCGGTAGAGATCCCGTGTTCCCGGACTTGGCATTCAGCCTGCCAATGAACCTTTTCCCGCAGCGCCCCAACCGAACACGCCGAACGCGGCAGGTGGGTCTTGGAGTCATGGACCACCGGGATGTACACCTTTCGAACCCAAATGAGCATCAGGCCGAATATTCCGCCTACCTTGAGAAGATGTGCGACTTCGTATCGTGGCTGGTTGAGCACGGTTACGCAGTTCGTATCCTTCAAGGCGATGCGAAGCATGACAGGAGCACAAGGGCCGAGCTCAAGGCGAGACTGGAGCGGCGAGGAATCCGCTACGATCAAGCTGGAATCACCGATGAGGACACTACTACGGTGGAAGAACTGCTGGCGCAGCTTGCAAAGGTCGATATCATAGTATCTCCACGGTTCCACAACCTTCTCCTAGGACTGATGCTCAATATCCCGGTTGTTTCCATCTCGTACGATCCGAAAAACGATGCGCTGCTGGACGGTTTTGGCTTAAGTAAGTACCGCCAGGCACTGGCCGATTTAGATGTGCAGAAACTCATCCACCAGTTCATGGATCTTGAGGTGCGAGCTGACGAACTCACACCGACATTTAGTAAGAAGGCAGCCGAATATCGCGGCCTCTTAGAGGAGCAGTATCACTCCATCTTCGGTGACATGTGA
- a CDS encoding class I SAM-dependent methyltransferase, which yields MMEATENYRTKDYWIVENAQYAEPSFRLRKCARIVSEIARGRTCDLLDVGCGPAALRELLSPNVRYYGLDIAIQEPASYLREVDFGGNEISFDEKRFDIVTALGVFEYMGQYQSKKFEEIRDILNKDGRFIMSYINFGHMRRKVWPNYNNVQPIASMAKSLNEIFQIERCFPASHHWRPKQPGKLAIPAIQMHLNFNIPLLSPWLAVEYFFICSHRK from the coding sequence ATGATGGAAGCGACTGAGAATTACAGGACGAAAGACTACTGGATCGTCGAAAACGCACAATATGCCGAACCGAGTTTCCGACTCCGGAAATGCGCCCGAATCGTCAGTGAGATCGCGCGAGGCAGGACGTGCGACCTGCTCGATGTTGGATGCGGACCGGCCGCTCTCCGTGAATTGCTTAGCCCCAACGTTAGGTATTACGGCCTCGACATAGCAATCCAGGAACCGGCCAGCTACCTGCGGGAAGTCGATTTTGGCGGCAATGAGATCTCGTTCGATGAAAAACGCTTCGACATCGTCACGGCCTTGGGCGTATTCGAGTACATGGGGCAGTACCAGAGCAAAAAATTCGAGGAAATTAGGGACATTCTGAACAAAGACGGCAGGTTCATAATGTCCTACATTAACTTCGGGCATATGCGGCGCAAGGTATGGCCCAACTATAACAACGTACAGCCGATCGCAAGCATGGCGAAGAGCTTGAATGAAATATTTCAAATAGAAAGGTGCTTTCCGGCGTCTCATCATTGGCGCCCAAAACAGCCAGGAAAGCTTGCCATTCCGGCAATACAGATGCACCTGAACTTCAACATTCCCCTGCTTAGTCCATGGCTCGCCGTGGAATACTTTTTCATTTGCTCTCATCGCAAGTGA
- a CDS encoding dTDP-4-dehydrorhamnose 3,5-epimerase family protein — MKPGACLRFTPTDVVGAMLIDPILRKDDRGHFARAWCIREFAEQGISFVPLQANIGFNVRKGTVRGLHYQAVPALEAKLIHCTRGSIFDVVLDLRPESPSYRKWYGTELSAANYRMLYIPERCAHGYQTLEDCTDVYYLTSHFYSPSTERGVRYDDPMFGVQWPLPATAISENDRNWPLMNATSLP, encoded by the coding sequence ATGAAGCCAGGGGCTTGCCTACGTTTCACGCCGACGGACGTCGTCGGCGCAATGTTGATCGATCCGATTCTGCGCAAAGATGACCGCGGACACTTCGCGCGAGCGTGGTGCATTCGGGAATTTGCGGAGCAGGGCATTAGTTTCGTGCCGCTGCAGGCGAATATCGGCTTCAATGTGCGGAAGGGAACCGTACGGGGCCTGCACTACCAAGCCGTGCCCGCACTCGAGGCCAAACTGATCCATTGCACCAGGGGATCCATTTTCGACGTCGTGCTCGACCTCCGACCCGAATCGCCATCGTATCGTAAATGGTACGGCACAGAGTTGAGCGCGGCGAACTACAGAATGTTGTACATCCCCGAGCGTTGTGCGCACGGATACCAGACTCTGGAGGATTGCACGGACGTGTACTATTTGACCTCGCATTTCTACAGCCCAAGCACGGAGCGTGGCGTGCGATACGATGATCCGATGTTCGGTGTTCAATGGCCTCTGCCCGCCACGGCAATCTCTGAAAACGATCGCAATTGGCCGCTCATGAACGCTACGAGCCTCCCATGA
- a CDS encoding NAD(P)-dependent oxidoreductase: MIVDTALREREAAGHPIRVGVVGAGAAGRAIALQLGTPAPGIRLVAIANRTPEHGERSFREAGFMEWRHPESARDAATAIARGLPVLTDDPSVLTTCDAIDVLVEATGTIEPAARMVLDAFDHGKHVVLVNAELDSLLGPILKAKADRAGVVITHTDGEEPGVAMTLLRYLRSTGLRPVAAGNLKGMVDHYRTPETQRGFAEKYDQDVRKVTSFADATKLSMETTVLANATGFRAGRRGMYGPACAHVREMANLLPADQMLDTGLVDYALGAAPHTGAFVIVHEDSPLKKAQLGYVKLGDGPFYVFYTPFHLPHIQIASTIGRAAIHHDPTVAPIEGPVCEVVAVAKRDLKAGERLDGIGGFCTYGLIDNTAAARGMAALPISLSEDCVLRRDVAKDEALSFDDVDEPTRGVVDGLWREQMARWPQARRAAER, translated from the coding sequence ATGATTGTAGATACCGCTCTTCGAGAACGTGAGGCCGCCGGCCATCCGATCCGCGTCGGGGTCGTCGGAGCAGGAGCTGCCGGGCGGGCCATCGCCCTGCAGCTCGGAACACCAGCACCGGGAATTCGCCTGGTGGCAATCGCGAACCGGACACCGGAGCATGGCGAACGTTCATTCCGCGAAGCCGGTTTCATGGAATGGCGTCATCCAGAGTCTGCTCGGGATGCTGCAACGGCAATCGCCCGTGGGCTCCCGGTGCTGACGGACGATCCCTCGGTGCTAACCACTTGCGATGCCATCGATGTGCTCGTGGAAGCCACGGGTACCATCGAGCCCGCGGCTCGCATGGTTCTCGACGCGTTCGACCACGGCAAGCATGTGGTCTTGGTGAATGCCGAACTCGATTCGCTCCTCGGCCCGATTTTGAAGGCGAAAGCAGACCGGGCGGGCGTGGTCATTACCCACACCGACGGAGAGGAACCGGGAGTGGCCATGACCCTCCTCCGTTATCTCCGATCGACGGGGCTCCGTCCCGTCGCGGCGGGTAACCTCAAAGGCATGGTCGACCACTATCGCACCCCCGAGACCCAGCGGGGATTTGCCGAGAAGTATGACCAGGATGTCAGGAAGGTCACCTCGTTCGCGGACGCTACGAAACTATCCATGGAGACGACGGTCCTCGCCAACGCGACCGGATTCCGTGCCGGCCGCCGCGGCATGTACGGGCCAGCCTGCGCGCACGTCCGGGAGATGGCAAACCTGCTGCCGGCCGACCAGATGCTCGACACCGGCCTTGTGGATTATGCGCTCGGCGCCGCGCCGCACACTGGCGCCTTCGTCATCGTTCACGAAGACTCGCCGCTCAAGAAAGCTCAGCTCGGGTACGTCAAACTCGGCGATGGTCCGTTCTACGTCTTTTACACACCATTTCATCTGCCTCACATCCAGATCGCCTCGACCATTGGTCGCGCGGCCATCCATCATGATCCAACCGTCGCTCCGATCGAGGGGCCGGTTTGCGAAGTGGTCGCGGTTGCCAAGCGCGATCTGAAGGCCGGTGAGCGTCTCGACGGTATTGGTGGGTTCTGCACGTATGGCCTGATTGACAACACCGCGGCAGCTCGTGGCATGGCTGCCCTGCCAATCAGCCTCTCAGAAGATTGCGTCCTGCGTCGAGATGTTGCCAAGGACGAGGCGCTTTCCTTCGATGACGTGGATGAACCAACTCGCGGCGTCGTCGACGGGCTCTGGCGCGAACAGATGGCACGCTGGCCACAGGCGAGGCGAGCAGCAGAGCGATAG
- the rfbG gene encoding CDP-glucose 4,6-dehydratase: MMPNRAYWKGRRVFLTGHTGFKGSWLSLWLEALGADVTGYALAPPTEPSLFQQAGVADAVHSICADIRDFARLQTAVDDCHPDVVIHMAAQSVVRRGYEDPIETYSSNVMGTVHLLEALRQLKHRCVVVNVTSDKCYDNREWVWPYRENDPMGGHDPYSNSKGCAELVTAAYRESFFPPGSLERHGVALASARAGNVIGGGDWTANQLIPDLMKAFLAGQPCLIRNPSAIRPWEFVLEPLRGYLMLAERLTEDGARFATAWNFGPSEEDAKPVSWIADRLSCSWGDHASWTHDGAMHPQEAHTLKLDTSKARASLDWHPMLPLGPALDWIVTWYRAFKEGADLQGLTRAQIEQYEALSEK, from the coding sequence ATGATGCCTAACCGTGCATACTGGAAAGGCCGCCGTGTGTTCCTCACCGGACACACCGGTTTTAAAGGTAGCTGGCTCTCCCTGTGGCTCGAAGCACTCGGGGCTGACGTCACGGGATACGCGCTCGCCCCCCCGACCGAGCCGAGCTTGTTTCAGCAGGCCGGGGTCGCCGACGCCGTGCACTCGATTTGCGCGGACATTCGCGATTTCGCGCGGCTCCAAACAGCGGTCGATGACTGCCATCCTGACGTCGTCATTCACATGGCTGCGCAATCCGTTGTGCGTCGTGGCTACGAGGATCCGATCGAGACGTATTCGTCCAATGTTATGGGGACCGTCCATCTCCTGGAGGCACTACGACAGCTCAAACACCGGTGCGTGGTGGTCAACGTCACCAGCGATAAGTGCTACGACAACCGCGAGTGGGTCTGGCCATATCGCGAGAACGATCCCATGGGCGGCCATGATCCTTACTCGAACTCAAAAGGTTGCGCGGAGCTGGTGACCGCCGCCTACCGGGAATCGTTTTTCCCTCCGGGCTCGCTCGAGCGCCACGGCGTGGCCCTCGCGAGCGCTCGCGCCGGCAATGTGATCGGAGGCGGCGATTGGACGGCGAACCAGCTCATTCCCGACCTGATGAAGGCTTTCCTTGCGGGGCAACCCTGCCTGATCCGCAACCCTTCCGCGATCCGACCATGGGAATTCGTTCTGGAGCCGCTGCGTGGATACCTCATGTTGGCGGAGCGGCTGACGGAGGACGGCGCCCGCTTCGCCACCGCCTGGAATTTCGGTCCTTCCGAGGAGGACGCCAAGCCGGTGTCCTGGATTGCAGACCGATTGTCATGCTCGTGGGGGGACCACGCCTCGTGGACTCACGACGGAGCCATGCACCCACAGGAGGCGCACACTCTCAAGTTGGATACCTCCAAAGCGAGGGCCTCCCTGGATTGGCATCCCATGCTTCCCTTGGGCCCGGCGCTCGACTGGATCGTCACCTGGTACCGTGCTTTTAAGGAAGGCGCAGATCTTCAAGGCCTCACCCGAGCACAGATCGAGCAGTATGAGGCCCTCTCCGAGAAGTGA
- a CDS encoding GNAT family N-acetyltransferase has protein sequence MIGSQRSPSASGAAVMPVYQIDPLQDPRWEPFLQTHPRASIFHTSGWLEVLRRTYGYEPVVFTTSPPSQQLANGIVFCRIRSWLTGSRLVSVAFADHCQPLVRTADEFVELVTHLQRAFPSENCKYFELRCLSSDAQDLEAHTGLTKSASFSFHSLDLRPDLESLFRGLHPSCVQRKIRRAQREGLTYDEGTSDQFLEQFYTLMVMTRRRHGLPPQPFAWFRNLRDCLGSRLKIRIASNDGHPIASIVTVQYKKAIVYKYGCSDARFHNLGGMPLLFWRTIQEGKELGMHELDLGRSDAEDTGLITFKGHLGAASSTLNYYRYPPQSVGSGFLRRMAFVPRLYARLPISWLRAAGNFLYRHAG, from the coding sequence ATGATCGGCAGTCAACGATCCCCATCGGCGAGCGGCGCCGCCGTGATGCCCGTTTACCAAATTGACCCGCTTCAGGATCCTCGCTGGGAACCGTTTCTTCAAACCCATCCGCGCGCCTCGATATTCCATACGTCCGGCTGGCTGGAAGTGTTGCGTCGCACGTACGGATACGAACCGGTTGTATTTACAACTTCTCCTCCGAGCCAGCAGCTTGCCAATGGGATTGTGTTCTGCCGGATCCGTAGCTGGTTGACGGGATCGCGGCTGGTTTCGGTCGCGTTTGCCGATCACTGCCAGCCGCTGGTGCGAACCGCAGATGAATTCGTAGAGCTGGTTACGCATCTGCAACGTGCTTTTCCCAGCGAGAATTGCAAATACTTCGAGTTGCGATGCTTGAGCTCCGACGCACAGGACTTGGAAGCACACACTGGTCTCACCAAGAGTGCCTCCTTTTCCTTCCATTCTCTTGACCTCCGTCCCGATTTGGAGAGTTTGTTTCGCGGCCTTCACCCAAGCTGTGTACAACGGAAGATCCGCCGCGCGCAACGAGAGGGCTTGACGTACGATGAGGGGACCTCAGATCAGTTTCTAGAACAGTTCTACACTCTGATGGTGATGACCCGGCGCCGGCACGGCCTGCCTCCACAGCCATTCGCCTGGTTTCGGAATTTACGGGACTGCCTCGGCAGCAGACTGAAGATCCGTATCGCCTCCAACGATGGCCACCCGATCGCAAGTATTGTCACGGTTCAATACAAGAAAGCAATCGTGTACAAGTACGGGTGCTCCGACGCCCGCTTCCACAACCTGGGGGGCATGCCGCTTCTGTTTTGGCGCACCATCCAGGAGGGAAAAGAGCTGGGAATGCACGAATTGGATCTCGGCCGCTCCGATGCGGAGGACACCGGCTTGATTACATTCAAGGGCCACTTGGGCGCAGCCTCTTCTACGTTGAATTATTACCGCTACCCACCGCAATCTGTGGGAAGCGGTTTCCTCCGCAGAATGGCATTTGTCCCGAGGCTTTACGCGCGCTTGCCGATTTCATGGTTGAGGGCGGCAGGAAATTTTCTCTACCGACACGCCGGCTAG
- a CDS encoding PIG-L family deacetylase, whose translation MINVALNGGASRPLNVLCLGCHSDDIEIGCGGTILRLAEQYPGSTFHWVVLSAVGVREAEAQRAARMFVGSGNLQGPLLKAFRDSFMPFEGAEIKAVFEELKAAVSPDLVLTHYRNDAHQDHRLIAELTWNTYRDHLILEYEIPKYDGDLGQPSLYIPLSAEVCQKKVRYLLDAFPSQRTKRWFEESTFLGLMRLRGMECNAPSGYAEAFYCRKLVL comes from the coding sequence ATGATCAACGTTGCCCTTAACGGCGGCGCCTCCAGGCCGTTAAACGTACTCTGCCTGGGCTGCCATTCCGACGACATCGAAATCGGCTGCGGGGGCACAATCCTCCGCCTGGCGGAGCAATATCCCGGATCTACGTTTCACTGGGTCGTATTGAGTGCCGTCGGCGTCCGCGAGGCTGAGGCGCAGCGTGCCGCCAGGATGTTCGTCGGCTCCGGCAATCTCCAAGGTCCGCTGCTGAAGGCGTTTCGCGACAGCTTTATGCCCTTCGAAGGGGCTGAAATCAAAGCTGTCTTTGAAGAGTTGAAGGCGGCCGTTTCGCCCGATTTGGTCCTCACGCATTATCGCAACGATGCCCACCAGGACCACCGGCTCATTGCGGAGTTAACCTGGAATACTTATCGGGACCATTTGATCTTGGAGTACGAGATCCCGAAGTATGACGGCGACCTCGGCCAGCCAAGCTTGTACATTCCGCTCTCCGCCGAGGTGTGCCAGAAAAAGGTGCGCTACCTCCTGGATGCCTTTCCGTCTCAGCGGACCAAACGCTGGTTTGAGGAGAGCACCTTCCTGGGACTCATGCGGCTGCGGGGCATGGAATGCAACGCTCCGAGCGGCTATGCCGAAGCCTTCTACTGTCGAAAACTAGTACTGTGA